One part of the Coffea eugenioides isolate CCC68of chromosome 10, Ceug_1.0, whole genome shotgun sequence genome encodes these proteins:
- the LOC113750730 gene encoding uncharacterized protein LOC113750730, protein MIQTNSNSSFNLVELEDEPNSHDFYYVPGTKFEQPLKGLGENCMSMFGSVNGLISLQRFGYQIPDTVYIWNPATQESITVQSAGGVMVFPNVITFGFRLSSKAGEYKVARIYQEVLEENLLHVIRSDCHVYTLGSERRWRYTGHAPFLYTCREHGVFLNGNLHWWIRDPDGKEFISCFDLDKESFQHFPAPPELDELNLASLELYQDR, encoded by the coding sequence ATGATACAGACAAACTCCAACTCTTCCTTCAACCTAGTGGAACTTGAAGACGAGCCTAACAGCCATGATTTTTACTATGTTCCAGGGACAAAATTCGAGCAACCACTGAAAGGTCTGGGGGAGAATTGTATGTCCATGTTCGGTTCTGTCAATGGACTGATTTCCCTTCAAAGATTCGGGTACCAGATTCCGGATACAGTTTACATATGGAATCCGGCTACGCAGGAGTCCATCACTGTTCAGAGTGCTGGAGGTGTAATGGTATTCCCTAACGTGATAACCTTTGGATTCAGGTTAAGTTCAAAAGCTGGAGAATACAAAGTTGCTAGGATTTACCAAGAAGTATTGGAGGAGAATTTGCTGCATGTAATCAGATCTGACTGCCATGTTTATACACTTGGATCAGAAAGACGTTGGAGGTACACTGGGCATGCTCCATTCCTGTATACTTGTCGAGAGCACGGTGTTTTTCTGAATGGTAATCTTCATTGGTGGATTCGTGATCCTGATGGAAAGGAATTCATTTCTTGTTTTGATCTAGACAAGGAGTCATTTCAGCACTTTCCAGCTCCTCCTGAATTGGATGAACTAAATCTTGCTAGCTT